One Cytophagales bacterium DNA segment encodes these proteins:
- a CDS encoding carboxypeptidase regulatory-like domain-containing protein gives MKTLRLTSVITAAAFLILLPACKKEPGPGGKAHIHGHVHYEANDETIPNATVSIWYGETSANGDVDDNTTTDAAGEFEFENLQKGNYYLLAMGSDSSGAVRGGGLAVTINKKSEEVDADIDVE, from the coding sequence ATGAAAACACTAAGATTAACATCCGTAATTACCGCTGCAGCATTTTTAATACTGTTGCCAGCGTGTAAAAAAGAGCCAGGCCCTGGTGGTAAAGCACACATCCACGGCCACGTTCATTATGAAGCCAATGATGAAACGATACCCAATGCAACGGTCAGCATTTGGTATGGCGAAACATCTGCCAACGGTGATGTTGATGACAACACTACCACAGACGCAGCAGGTGAATTTGAATTTGAGAATTTGCAAAAAGGTAATTACTACCTTTTGGCAATGGGGAGCGACAGCTCCGGAGCAGTTAGGGGAGGCGGACTTGCTGTAACAATCAACAAAAAATCCGAAGAAGTGGATGCAGATATTGATGTGGAGTGA
- a CDS encoding cytochrome c → MKKLKIIAMTLGAAIMLNAYLSGCKVSEEIQAKSGAQLWGENCSRCHNVPSPADFSDPQWELIGSHMRMRANLTARETEKIIEFLKAAN, encoded by the coding sequence ATGAAAAAGTTAAAAATCATAGCAATGACATTAGGTGCTGCAATAATGCTCAATGCTTATCTGTCGGGTTGTAAGGTGTCCGAAGAAATACAGGCAAAGAGCGGAGCACAGTTGTGGGGCGAGAATTGTTCACGCTGCCATAACGTGCCTTCGCCTGCCGATTTCAGCGACCCTCAATGGGAGTTGATCGGATCGCACATGAGAATGCGCGCAAACCTCACGGCTCGTGAAACAGAGAAGATCATCGAATTTTTAAAAGCAGCAAATTAA
- a CDS encoding cytochrome c: MKKPKNTRHIKLAFPLAALIVTSIFISGTKSGSINDDDWVAPKSVDLLKNPYKGKAEATAEGKKLYLKLCKICHGDRGKGDGIAGLSLKPRPKDFTSEKLQSQTDGAIFWKLTTGKPPMAAYEKILKEEQRWKLVNYIRVLGKK, from the coding sequence ATGAAAAAGCCAAAAAACACTCGTCACATTAAGTTAGCGTTTCCATTAGCTGCTTTAATAGTTACTTCGATCTTTATATCAGGTACTAAATCAGGCAGCATTAATGATGATGACTGGGTAGCGCCCAAATCTGTTGACTTATTGAAAAATCCTTATAAAGGTAAAGCAGAAGCTACTGCTGAAGGGAAAAAACTTTACCTCAAACTTTGCAAAATCTGTCATGGCGACAGAGGTAAAGGTGACGGTATTGCAGGTTTAAGCTTGAAACCAAGGCCCAAAGATTTCACTTCAGAAAAATTGCAAAGCCAGACAGATGGCGCCATTTTCTGGAAGCTTACCACAGGCAAGCCACCCATGGCAGCTTATGAGAAAATATTGAAAGAAGAACAGCGGTGGAAATTGGTAAATTATATCAGGGTACTGGGTAAAAAATAA
- a CDS encoding response regulator — protein sequence MKTILLIEDNLEMRENTAEILELANYKVITADGGKVGVELAKKSKPDLIICDIMMPELDGYGVLYLLSKNMATAGVPFIFLTAKAEKSDQRKGMNLGADDYITKPFDEMELLNAIESRLKRSEIFKGEFSNNIEGLNEFIDGARGLEELSKLSEDRKLRPYKKKETIYYEGDFPNGMFFINKGKVKTYRMNEDGKEYVTGLYKKGDFFGYMALLQDCDYTETAAALEDVEIYKIPKQDFLSLFQNNRDVSHKFIKMLSGSLLEKEEQLLNLAYNTVRKRVAEALLLVQKRYREENNENFNISISRNDLASIAGTATETVIRTLSEFKEDKLIEIKGKNITILDAGKLSNIRY from the coding sequence ATGAAAACCATTTTACTGATAGAAGATAACCTGGAAATGCGGGAAAATACCGCTGAAATTCTTGAGCTAGCAAATTATAAAGTTATAACTGCCGATGGGGGAAAAGTTGGCGTTGAGCTGGCAAAGAAGTCAAAACCCGATCTGATCATTTGCGATATAATGATGCCGGAATTAGACGGATACGGTGTTTTGTACCTGCTGAGTAAAAACATGGCAACCGCAGGTGTCCCATTCATATTCCTCACTGCAAAGGCGGAAAAAAGCGATCAGCGAAAAGGAATGAACCTTGGAGCTGATGATTATATAACCAAACCTTTTGATGAAATGGAATTGCTTAACGCAATCGAAAGCCGTTTAAAGAGAAGCGAGATCTTTAAAGGTGAATTTAGCAATAACATTGAGGGATTAAATGAATTTATTGACGGAGCCAGGGGTTTGGAAGAATTAAGTAAACTATCTGAAGATAGAAAGCTCAGACCCTACAAAAAGAAAGAGACCATCTATTATGAAGGCGATTTTCCTAATGGGATGTTCTTTATCAATAAAGGCAAGGTAAAAACCTATAGAATGAATGAAGATGGAAAAGAGTATGTTACAGGTTTATACAAGAAAGGTGATTTTTTCGGCTACATGGCTTTATTGCAGGATTGTGATTATACAGAAACAGCAGCGGCATTGGAAGATGTTGAAATTTACAAGATACCAAAGCAGGATTTTCTTTCATTGTTCCAAAACAATCGCGATGTCTCACACAAGTTCATCAAGATGTTATCCGGAAGCTTGCTCGAAAAAGAAGAACAATTATTAAATCTTGCTTATAATACGGTGAGAAAGAGGGTAGCCGAAGCATTGTTACTCGTGCAAAAACGTTACCGGGAAGAAAATAATGAAAATTTCAATATATCCATTTCAAGAAATGACCTGGCAAGCATTGCAGGTACGGCTACAGAAACAGTCATCAGAACATTATCTGAATTTAAAGAAGATAAACTAATTGAAATTAAAGGGAAAAATATTACTATTCTTGACGCAGGTAAGTTGTCAAATATCAGATACTAA
- a CDS encoding PAS domain S-box protein encodes MDSKSNIQREKKEDLENICQVLFESAAEGLIVLDKKGTIRMFNPRIEEMFGYTTNELTGQKVEMLMPQQYRNKHISLREEYSKNPRKRSMGIDMDLSAIRKDGTTFPVEISLNHFDLDDGKFVMALITDITERKKVRDNLEQLNKELESRVEERTQELSKAISALRYSNEDLQEEIRSRTLAEKETKRALEKEKELNKLKSRFVSIASHEFRTPLSTILSSVALISKYNQPAVEDKRNKHIERIRSSVNNLVSILNDFLSLDKLEEGIIENKPVSFDLIEFAEDIVEEMQAVAKTKQHIVYKHSGNKGEVNLDKQFLKNIINNLLSNAIKYSAEGERIDFTTQYKNAHLMISVKDRGIGIPDTDKTHMFERFFRARNSINIGGTGLGLNIVKKYVELMNGSVEFISKENKGTTFMIKLPLAIQQPEDLATKTRRH; translated from the coding sequence ATGGATTCAAAGTCTAATATTCAAAGGGAGAAAAAAGAAGATTTGGAAAACATTTGCCAGGTACTTTTCGAATCAGCAGCGGAAGGTTTAATAGTACTTGATAAAAAAGGAACGATCAGGATGTTCAATCCCAGGATAGAAGAAATGTTCGGTTACACCACAAATGAATTGACCGGGCAAAAGGTGGAAATGCTCATGCCTCAACAATACAGGAATAAACATATCTCCCTGCGGGAAGAATACAGCAAAAATCCCAGAAAACGGTCAATGGGAATAGATATGGACTTGTCTGCAATTCGAAAAGATGGAACTACATTTCCTGTGGAGATCAGCCTGAATCATTTTGACCTGGATGATGGGAAGTTTGTAATGGCGCTTATTACCGACATTACCGAACGCAAAAAAGTAAGAGATAATCTTGAACAGCTTAATAAAGAGTTAGAATCACGGGTTGAGGAGCGTACTCAGGAATTGAGCAAAGCGATCAGCGCCTTGAGGTACAGCAACGAAGATCTCCAGGAAGAAATAAGATCAAGAACATTAGCCGAAAAAGAGACAAAAAGAGCATTGGAAAAAGAAAAAGAGCTGAATAAGCTGAAATCCCGGTTTGTTTCAATAGCATCACACGAATTCAGAACACCTCTTAGTACGATACTTTCTTCGGTTGCATTGATCTCAAAGTACAACCAACCTGCCGTTGAAGACAAACGAAACAAGCATATTGAGCGGATCAGATCTTCAGTTAATAACCTCGTTAGCATTTTAAATGATTTTCTTTCATTAGACAAGTTAGAAGAAGGAATAATAGAAAACAAACCTGTGTCATTTGACCTTATCGAATTTGCTGAAGACATTGTAGAGGAAATGCAAGCCGTTGCAAAAACAAAACAGCATATTGTTTACAAACACTCAGGAAATAAAGGGGAGGTTAATCTGGACAAGCAATTTTTAAAGAATATCATCAATAACCTTTTGTCAAACGCCATTAAATACTCTGCTGAAGGGGAAAGAATTGATTTTACAACCCAATATAAAAACGCACACTTAATGATTTCAGTAAAAGACAGGGGAATTGGCATTCCGGATACAGATAAAACGCATATGTTTGAACGATTCTTCAGAGCACGCAACTCTATCAATATTGGCGGCACAGGTTTGGGGTTAAACATTGTAAAAAAATATGTTGAATTAATGAATGGTTCTGTAGAATTTATTAGCAAGGAAAATAAAGGAACCACATTTATGATTAAATTGCCGCTTGCTATTCAGCAGCCGGAAGACCTTGCCACAAAGACACGAAGACACTAA
- a CDS encoding B12-binding domain-containing radical SAM protein: protein MQKKILLISPGISPKTRTPFALRIPEIALCMIAAFTPKEFEVEIIEEELEDIDFDTACDIVGISCMTANAPRAYEVGKEFKKRGKTVVFGGMHPTVLPDEALQYGDTVVIGEAEGAWENLLADYLEGELKPTYSNFQPNVSNYPLPKRDMTRKKGLFDVKPILTTRGCPYNCEFCCVTEFYGTKLRHIPPARVVEDIIVSKGKMFLFLDDNIIGHPKYAKELFRAIAHLNIKWVGQASVSFVKDTELMKLARESGCGGLFFGVESVSTTQLKKMRKSIKDISDIEEAIKRVKDLGIHFHASMVFGFDDDTEAIFDETLEFLMRNKIGTGSYNVLTPYPGTQIYKRFKKERRLLTENWKYYDHNTVVFKPKNMTPMQLAEGHLKMRQELYRFSSIAERFPGNLSHPLLYLAMNFGGRAANKKLANGLYKRMEEILI, encoded by the coding sequence ATGCAAAAAAAGATATTACTCATCTCTCCGGGTATATCCCCTAAAACACGTACCCCATTTGCTTTAAGAATTCCTGAAATTGCTCTTTGTATGATCGCTGCGTTCACTCCAAAAGAATTTGAAGTGGAGATAATTGAGGAGGAGCTTGAAGATATTGACTTTGATACAGCATGTGATATTGTAGGTATTAGCTGTATGACGGCTAATGCTCCCCGTGCTTATGAAGTGGGCAAAGAATTTAAGAAAAGAGGTAAGACGGTTGTTTTTGGAGGAATGCACCCTACTGTTTTGCCTGATGAAGCGCTTCAATATGGAGATACTGTTGTGATAGGTGAAGCAGAAGGGGCATGGGAGAATCTTTTGGCAGACTACCTGGAGGGCGAACTGAAACCTACCTACAGCAATTTTCAACCCAATGTATCCAATTATCCTTTGCCAAAGCGAGATATGACAAGGAAAAAAGGGTTGTTTGATGTGAAACCCATACTAACAACAAGAGGCTGCCCATATAACTGTGAATTCTGCTGTGTTACTGAATTTTATGGAACCAAATTGCGTCATATACCGCCTGCCAGAGTAGTTGAAGATATTATTGTATCTAAAGGAAAAATGTTCTTGTTTTTAGATGATAATATCATTGGCCATCCTAAGTATGCCAAAGAGCTCTTTCGGGCGATTGCCCACCTGAATATAAAATGGGTAGGGCAGGCATCCGTCTCTTTTGTAAAAGATACAGAGCTTATGAAATTGGCAAGAGAAAGCGGCTGCGGGGGGCTTTTCTTTGGCGTGGAATCTGTTTCCACAACTCAGTTGAAGAAGATGAGAAAAAGCATAAAAGATATATCTGATATTGAAGAGGCAATTAAAAGAGTAAAAGACCTGGGCATTCACTTCCATGCCTCCATGGTCTTTGGATTTGATGACGATACTGAGGCCATCTTTGACGAGACCCTGGAATTTCTTATGAGGAATAAAATAGGAACCGGTTCATACAATGTTCTAACCCCGTATCCCGGTACACAGATATACAAACGGTTTAAAAAAGAAAGGCGGCTTCTTACCGAAAACTGGAAATATTATGACCACAATACAGTCGTGTTTAAACCCAAAAACATGACTCCTATGCAACTTGCCGAAGGCCATCTTAAAATGAGGCAGGAACTTTACAGGTTTAGCTCTATAGCAGAAAGATTTCCGGGGAATTTAAGCCACCCATTACTTTACTTAGCAATGAATTTTGGTGGCAGAGCTGCTAATAAGAAATTAGCAAATGGTTTGTATAAGAGAATGGAGGAGATACTGATTTGA
- a CDS encoding Crp/Fnr family transcriptional regulator, protein MRVHILASGMKIADIPKCETCLNKSCFINRYCSSKWYSEMDTNKSCLLYKKGEKIIQEGNAVMGIYFIYSGKVKVYKEGIVDMFREQIIRLAKPGDIVGHRGYGEHLIYSISVVALEGANLCFIENQFFFNILRSNPDLMFHLLMFYAEELKRIEKRLRNMAQMSVREKVADALLFIAEAYGTTDNSIINAGLTRQEIASIAGTVPEQVIRQLTNFANEGLITKIEKKIKILDLEKIREIIRPSNVYDP, encoded by the coding sequence ATGCGCGTTCATATATTAGCATCGGGTATGAAAATAGCAGATATACCAAAGTGCGAAACCTGTCTTAACAAGAGCTGTTTCATAAACAGATACTGTTCATCTAAATGGTATTCTGAAATGGATACGAATAAAAGTTGTTTATTATATAAAAAGGGAGAGAAAATAATACAAGAGGGAAATGCTGTTATGGGTATTTATTTTATTTATTCCGGTAAGGTAAAAGTTTATAAAGAAGGGATCGTGGATATGTTCAGAGAACAAATTATCCGGCTCGCCAAACCAGGTGATATTGTAGGACACAGGGGATATGGCGAGCATCTGATTTATTCAATATCAGTTGTTGCATTAGAAGGCGCCAACCTTTGTTTTATAGAAAATCAGTTTTTTTTCAATATTTTAAGATCTAATCCTGATTTGATGTTTCACCTGCTGATGTTCTATGCCGAAGAACTAAAAAGAATTGAAAAAAGGCTGAGAAATATGGCCCAGATGTCAGTGAGAGAAAAGGTGGCAGACGCCTTGCTGTTTATAGCAGAAGCATATGGTACTACAGATAATTCAATAATAAATGCCGGTCTAACAAGGCAGGAAATAGCCAGCATTGCGGGTACTGTTCCTGAACAGGTTATCCGCCAATTAACCAATTTTGCAAATGAAGGTCTGATCACTAAAATCGAAAAAAAGATCAAAATTTTAGATCTGGAAAAGATCCGGGAAATTATAAGGCCGTCTAATGTTTATGATCCTTGA
- the ric gene encoding iron-sulfur cluster repair di-iron protein — protein sequence MNNKTIAELVSNDYRKAEVFRSFGIDFCCGGKRTVEEVCEKKKINYDDLKDKLRKIEQKSPPPEQINFKDWNMDLLVDYIVNEHHKYVRDNIPLLLEYTQKVAKVHGNANPEVVQIAELFKEIAEELDQHMMKEESILFPYIKQLAEAETNCTPIDHPPFGTVQNPIRMMELEHDHAGEVIKEIRKLSNGYIPPDYACNTYQVSYFKLKEFEEDLHRHIHLENNILFPKAITLETRFTNP from the coding sequence ATGAACAATAAGACAATCGCTGAATTGGTATCCAATGATTACCGCAAAGCCGAAGTTTTCAGGAGTTTCGGTATTGACTTTTGCTGTGGGGGCAAAAGAACAGTGGAAGAAGTTTGTGAAAAAAAGAAAATTAATTACGATGACCTGAAAGATAAACTCCGTAAGATTGAACAGAAAAGCCCCCCGCCTGAACAGATAAATTTCAAGGATTGGAACATGGACTTGCTGGTTGATTATATTGTCAATGAGCATCACAAATATGTTAGAGATAACATACCACTTTTGCTGGAATATACTCAAAAAGTTGCAAAAGTACATGGAAATGCCAACCCTGAAGTGGTACAGATTGCTGAATTGTTCAAAGAGATCGCTGAAGAACTCGATCAACACATGATGAAAGAAGAGAGTATATTGTTTCCTTATATTAAACAGTTGGCTGAGGCTGAAACAAATTGTACCCCAATCGATCATCCTCCCTTCGGTACAGTGCAGAACCCGATAAGAATGATGGAACTGGAGCATGACCATGCAGGAGAGGTCATAAAAGAGATCAGAAAGTTAAGCAACGGGTATATCCCACCTGACTATGCGTGCAATACTTACCAGGTTTCTTATTTCAAATTAAAGGAGTTTGAAGAAGATCTGCACCGGCATATCCATTTAGAGAATAATATCCTTTTTCCCAAGGCAATTACCCTGGAAACCAGGTTTACGAATCCTTAG
- the moaA gene encoding GTP 3',8-cyclase MoaA encodes MLKDAFGRPHDYLRISLTDKCNFKCVYCMPENSCFLPHDQLLTRDEILEIAKVFVELGIKKIRLTGGEPLVRKDAAHIIEQLGKLPVELAITTNGYLLDSYLNTFKKAGTKSVNVSLDTLNEDKFLTITKRDCFYKTLANIHLFINEGFHVKVNTVVIKGMNENEIVDFVKWTRNSNIHVRFIEFMPFNGNQWQRDKIVPFKEMLGRIKDIYTIEKLQDAPNSTSKSYRVKGFDGTFAVISSVTAPFCNDCNRIRLTADGKLKNCLFSNDEADLLQALRNGKDIKPIIIECIARKYKERGGLKQFDLKAPNTWDDRAFKHDYERGRCMTAIGG; translated from the coding sequence ATGTTAAAGGACGCATTCGGAAGGCCCCACGATTATCTGCGCATTTCTCTGACTGATAAATGCAATTTCAAGTGTGTGTATTGCATGCCTGAAAATAGTTGCTTTCTTCCCCATGATCAATTACTCACCCGGGATGAAATACTTGAAATAGCAAAAGTTTTTGTCGAACTGGGTATAAAGAAGATCCGGCTGACCGGTGGTGAGCCGCTTGTACGAAAGGATGCTGCTCATATTATTGAACAATTGGGAAAACTGCCGGTAGAACTTGCTATTACTACAAATGGCTATCTGTTGGATAGCTACCTCAATACATTTAAAAAAGCCGGTACTAAATCGGTGAACGTAAGTTTGGATACGCTTAATGAGGACAAGTTCCTGACAATTACCAAAAGGGACTGCTTTTATAAAACACTTGCCAACATCCACCTTTTTATCAATGAGGGGTTTCATGTAAAAGTTAATACAGTGGTGATCAAGGGAATGAATGAAAATGAGATAGTTGATTTCGTAAAGTGGACAAGGAACAGCAACATCCACGTACGTTTTATTGAATTCATGCCTTTTAACGGGAATCAATGGCAACGGGACAAAATTGTACCGTTTAAGGAAATGCTCGGCAGGATTAAAGATATTTATACCATAGAGAAATTACAGGATGCTCCTAACAGCACTTCTAAAAGTTACCGTGTAAAAGGGTTTGACGGAACCTTTGCAGTTATCAGTTCCGTTACAGCGCCTTTCTGCAATGACTGTAACCGCATTCGCCTGACGGCTGACGGTAAATTAAAGAATTGTCTTTTCTCTAATGATGAAGCTGATCTATTGCAAGCATTGAGAAATGGGAAGGATATAAAACCGATTATCATTGAATGTATTGCCCGTAAATATAAAGAAAGAGGAGGATTGAAACAATTTGATTTGAAGGCCCCGAATACTTGGGATGACCGCGCCTTCAAACATGATTATGAGCGAGGAAGATGTATGACTGCCATTGGCGGTTAA
- a CDS encoding hemerythrin domain-containing protein, with protein MKHVPDKSNLKNLNNIDPLKKMVEKQTEQEEFSPMDPPDAYSPPNDEAVPYEEMPPFLQKLMSEHKVCSNELKEFEEILTQIQKKGINKEVNYGLAEFFKLLDNKKLHHNTKEEKILFPLLNKRLIEKGEHSKGLFHKTAVDMLEDDHSKILQLAAVTFNFFGLAARLPDHTSRVVVLDAAIEQGKALVELIHLHIFREDTIVFSLAHKYITQSEFDEMEEQLPRFDHY; from the coding sequence ATGAAACATGTACCTGACAAATCAAACTTAAAAAATCTCAACAATATTGATCCTCTGAAAAAGATGGTTGAAAAGCAAACGGAGCAGGAAGAATTTTCGCCCATGGATCCGCCTGATGCGTATTCACCACCCAATGATGAAGCCGTGCCGTATGAGGAAATGCCTCCTTTCCTGCAGAAGCTAATGAGTGAGCATAAAGTATGTTCAAATGAATTAAAAGAATTTGAAGAAATACTGACACAAATTCAGAAAAAGGGAATTAATAAAGAAGTTAACTACGGATTAGCTGAATTTTTTAAATTACTGGATAACAAAAAATTACATCACAATACAAAAGAGGAAAAAATTTTATTTCCCTTATTAAACAAACGACTCATTGAAAAAGGGGAACACAGTAAGGGGCTTTTCCATAAAACTGCTGTGGATATGCTGGAAGATGATCACAGTAAAATATTGCAGCTTGCTGCTGTAACATTTAACTTTTTTGGATTAGCTGCACGCCTTCCGGATCATACATCACGTGTTGTAGTGTTGGATGCCGCCATAGAACAGGGCAAGGCCTTGGTAGAATTGATACACTTACATATTTTCCGTGAAGACACAATCGTCTTCTCGCTTGCACATAAATATATTACACAGAGTGAATTTGATGAGATGGAGGAGCAATTGCCGCGGTTTGATCATTATTAA
- a CDS encoding NarK/NasA family nitrate transporter, whose translation MAKVNIEKWDVEDEHFWESTGKKIATKNLLISIPALLLAFAVWIMWGIIATQLKKYGYNFGMITDGMSPDQITEKLKEINSLYYTLPAIAGLAGATLRIPNSFLIAIGGGRNVIFVTTSLLIMPVMGVGFALQDINTSYMTFAIYAVLSGFGGGNFASSMSNISYFFPKKVQGTSLGLNAGIGNLGVGIMQKTIPWVTGIFIFSAIGEGGKKIIGEALSGVQNAGWVWVPVLIISAIAAFFGMNNVVTGTPKLPGTVQGIGKTLFLIMLGLISAFTGAYLLVGLGINMWIVLPVVVILTVMLMKYLSPGEIKESLKKQFSIFSEKHNWVMTIIYTMTFGSFIGFSAAFPKLCQDVFVYSNSADPTYINPNAPNFLAWVFIGPALGALVRPVGGWLSDKTGSGSRVTAYSTGAQIIAALAVAYFVLQAKESATPETYWWPFFGCFMILFITTGIGNGSTFRSIPYIFSKEQAGPVLGWTSAIAAYGAFIIPKVFGQQIQAGTPELALYGFAMYYVICLILNWWYYDRKNSGIDC comes from the coding sequence ATGGCTAAAGTAAATATTGAAAAATGGGACGTTGAAGATGAACACTTCTGGGAATCCACAGGAAAAAAAATAGCAACAAAAAATCTATTGATATCTATTCCTGCATTATTATTAGCATTTGCTGTATGGATCATGTGGGGCATTATTGCTACACAATTAAAAAAGTATGGATATAACTTTGGTATGATCACGGATGGCATGAGTCCCGATCAAATTACTGAAAAATTAAAAGAGATAAATTCGTTGTACTATACTTTGCCTGCAATTGCCGGACTTGCCGGAGCAACGCTGCGCATTCCTAACTCATTTCTGATTGCAATTGGGGGTGGACGTAACGTTATTTTCGTAACAACCTCTTTATTAATAATGCCGGTTATGGGTGTTGGTTTTGCTTTACAGGACATAAATACATCCTATATGACATTTGCAATATATGCAGTGCTTTCAGGTTTTGGAGGCGGAAACTTTGCATCTTCCATGAGTAATATTAGTTATTTCTTTCCTAAGAAAGTTCAGGGTACATCACTTGGGTTAAATGCAGGAATTGGCAATCTCGGTGTCGGTATTATGCAAAAAACCATCCCATGGGTTACTGGTATATTCATATTTAGCGCTATTGGAGAGGGTGGCAAGAAAATAATAGGGGAAGCATTAAGTGGAGTTCAAAATGCCGGATGGGTATGGGTTCCGGTGTTAATAATATCGGCAATCGCTGCCTTTTTCGGGATGAATAATGTTGTAACAGGTACACCCAAACTTCCAGGTACAGTTCAGGGCATAGGTAAAACCTTATTTTTAATTATGTTGGGCCTTATCTCGGCATTTACCGGTGCATATTTGTTGGTGGGCTTGGGTATTAACATGTGGATAGTATTACCTGTCGTTGTTATACTTACCGTTATGTTAATGAAATATTTGTCTCCCGGAGAGATAAAGGAAAGCTTAAAGAAACAGTTTTCAATTTTCAGTGAAAAGCATAACTGGGTAATGACCATAATCTATACAATGACCTTTGGTTCTTTTATCGGTTTCTCTGCAGCATTCCCTAAGCTTTGCCAGGATGTGTTTGTTTACTCAAATTCTGCTGACCCTACCTATATTAATCCAAACGCACCCAACTTTCTCGCTTGGGTATTTATTGGTCCGGCATTAGGAGCATTGGTTCGCCCGGTAGGCGGCTGGTTATCAGATAAAACAGGCAGCGGTTCAAGAGTTACCGCTTATAGTACTGGCGCTCAGATAATAGCTGCTCTGGCTGTTGCCTACTTCGTTTTACAAGCAAAAGAAAGTGCAACCCCCGAAACGTACTGGTGGCCGTTTTTTGGCTGTTTTATGATCTTGTTCATTACAACAGGCATTGGAAATGGATCAACATTTAGAAGCATACCCTATATCTTTAGTAAAGAACAAGCAGGACCTGTTCTAGGCTGGACATCTGCCATTGCTGCTTATGGCGCTTTTATTATTCCCAAGGTCTTCGGACAGCAGATACAGGCCGGTACTCCTGAATTAGCTTTGTATGGTTTTGCAATGTATTATGTCATTTGCCTGATATTAAATTGGTGGTATTATGATAGAAAAAATTCCGGAATTGATTGTTAA